TTATCGGTTTCCAGACAAGCATCATCACAGCGGAAAATAGGGTCGGACAATTCCTGGGACTCCACAACAGGATCCGCCTGGAAGATGTCAAGCTTGGCCTTCATCTCCTGCTCGTTGCGATCCAAGTTCATCAAGTAGCCGGCAATGAAGGCGCGTGGATCCTGTGGCGAATGAAGATGAAGCTGAGCGAAGGCTCGAGTAAGCACTTCGCCCATCTGCTCCTTGATCTCGCCGGCCAGCCTATCGACTGCCTCCAGGTTCTTGCCCTGCGGCATCCAGTCGTACTCCTTGAGGCAGCAGCACTCACACTGGACCTTTGGATCGGACTCCTTCAGTAGCTTGAAGAAGGGCAACAACTCTGCCTCGCAGTTCTTCAGGTTGGCCACCTCCCGGACAAAGCGTTTGTGCAGCTCACACACATCCTTCTCGCAACCTCGGATCACTTCCGCGTCCTCGGATAGGGTTGCCGTTCGCTTTATGTAGTCCACTGTATTCTCGTGAAAGGACTTGAACTTGCACTTCTCCTCGTTGTAGGCATTTAGACACTGGCGAGCGTAGACAATTATATTGTCGCGCCGCTTCCGCATCTCCTCGCTGCGTCGGTTGAAGTGGGTCTTCACCTCATCCAGGCTGTTGATCCGCTGTGCAAACTGGGTCATGTCCTCAATGCTCTCACAAACTACGGGTCCCCTTCCCTTGTACTCCTTTCCACACTTAATATTCGCCTTGTTAATTCTGTCTATCTCAGCCTGCAGCTCCACTTTCATGTTGCGCAACTCCGTGTTCAGTCGCTTCACATCGTTGTCGTTACAGATCAGCGCCTGCAGCATCTCGTTCAGGCAGTTCTTGTGCGGATTGGGCAGCTCATCCGGGCAGGCGGTCagcattttgaaatatttcttgGTTTTTTACTTGGGTAATGGGGTTTTTATAAGCTGAAGTCTCTTCTGTTACtggctttaaattaaattaattaagggGAGATTTTTTTGTCATGGTTTGCTGGGGTTTATGTTATGTTTTCTTAAATCCCAGAATCTGTCTTTTCTTGCAGGCTTCGTAAGAGCCAAGATACACTCAGTACTCTGAGAGAGACTACGACGGATAATATGAATTTTGGTAGGAGTAGCTTAATCCATAAGGGTTAAATCGACCACTTggaacaaaaataataaccaGAGAATCCATGTAGGATAATCTATCAATTCGTAATCAAATCTTAAATCAAACTTCTAATGAATACGGTCCCTGTTTTACGGTCTTAAATTCTAGAAAGTTCATTAAAAATGCCACTTGTTTTatctttataattatatagttttctttaaactttttgttttagttaaaCATACATACTGTTGTTTCTATTATCTATCACAATGAATATTTGTGTGTTcgcgtgtgagtgtgtgttgttAGTGTGAGATGCGTGTCTTTGTCTTAGAATTTGGATCACGACGGTTAAGTGAAAACAATCAAATTGACTTATGCTAGCATTAAACTCGCCACGAACATAAGTGGAGTGTTAATTCTACTCCTTTTGCTTTCTGAACAAAGACAGTCTTTAACAATATATCCGCAGTTGCGTTCCCGAATTCGCTGATATTGCGATTTAAATGGTAGCTTGCTACTCGACATTTGGCCATTGATGAGCAAGTGTGTGCGTTGATGGGGGGGTATAGGGATGTAGGATGAAAATGGTGATGTGTAAACATAAAGAAGATTCTGTATCGGGTACATACATATgaatatacaaaaagaaaatgactAAGCACACAAGTCAGTGCGccaaacatacatacaaataataacaaaattatcACGCCTGCTCCCCCTTTCGAGTCCtacaaagaaatatatatcgcaGAGAGCAGAGCCATACAACTTAGGCgtcgaaattaaattaaatttaaattggttaatttAGGTTAAGGTAACAATATTTCAACGGAACCTGAACCCACTGAAGGCCCTAGTTGAAAGTGTTATAGCGCAGATTGCTATCGACATCGCCCACGTTGCCGGCAAAGCCCGGACTGGGCGGATCATCCGCCATGAGATCGGCACTGGACTGCGAGTGGCGGCGTTGTCCGGGCCACGACCACGCTTCGCGGATGCTGTCGAACAGGCGCTGAGGGAATGTCTTGTACTCCATGTCCACGGACTGTGTATCCCCGAAGTTGAAGTCGGCCACTTCAACCGTAAATCTGTggaataaaatttgtatataatatcATAAATCATTTTATTCAGCTCTCTTCTTACCGATTTCCCCGCTGTATGTAATAGGCCACACCGAAGACCACCAGGATTACGGCCACCAAAGTGCACGTAACTGGCACAACAACGACAGAAAGCTGAGACTGCCGCTGGGCTGTTggtaaaacaataataaaacagTAAATGGGCAGCTAGAGAGCGCGGATTCACGAAGTCTACCCACCTTCGTACATGTTAATGGTGACCTGATTGAGGGTCTGCGACACCTCGTTCCTTATAAAGAAGAGTATGGTCTTGCTTTCGCTGAAGTATCGCATGTACTCGTATGAGCAATTGACCATCGGATCGTACATCTCGCACGTCTCATTTCCGGTCGAATTGTACGGAGCTGTTGGGAATACATATTAGGGATTTCAGTCTCTGCCTTAAGAACCACCACTTACCCGTAAAGACTTTTGAGCAAAACTCAAACGGTGGCGATCCCTTGCAGTTGACTTCCAGGCTAAGCATTTCCCAGTGTTGGAGCCAGTTTTTGCCCTTCGTGTCCACGGCGGAGATGGGATCTGGccacaaaacaaaatggaaTATTAGCAAAAATCAGATGATTCAATTGTTAAAAAGCATCACTCACCCCTGGTCACAATTCGGTGTTGGAAATAGCCGTAAATCTGCTTGGGATCCTGCGCAATGAACTTCTTACTCACGCAGTCAAAAGGAGGCTCGGTGCCGGGCAGCACATTGAGCTTGGACAGCCGGCGCACTCCCAGCGGATTGACCAGAGCCACAGACACATTTCCAGCCGACCCTTTTTGCTGCTTTAGCGCATTAGTCAGATTCAGGCCAAGGATAGCGGCATTAGTGTGCATGGCCTGGATTAAGTCACGTTTAGAACGTGGCGCTGGCTTCGgagtggtgctggtggtggtcgAAGTAGTCGTAGTAGTCGGAATAGTCGTAGTAGTCGGTTTAGGCGTTGTAGTTGTTGTGGTCGTAGTTGTAGTCGTGGTTGTAGTTGTGGTCGTAGTAGTGGTCGTAGTCGTGGTCGAGGGCGTCGGCTCTGGAGGCAACTCCAGCGAAGCCACAACTAGGGCCTCCACGTCATAGGATTGCTCAGCTTGCGGATATGTTGCTATATAATCCAGGTCACCGGACATGCCAAGATATGTGCAattttggaaccaatacgtCTGGATGTGATAGCCCTTCGCGCGCAGAAACTCCAGATCGGAGGCGGACAGCGCTATGCTGTGATTCACTGCCTCCTGCGTGGACACAAAGTCGTGCGGCCTCGTCACATTCTTCTGAATTAGCTCCAGCCTGCCGCCCAGCGTGCTATCCAACTTAATTTTCTTCTCGCCCTTGGCCTCTGTAAGCCAAAGAATCGAATAGTACTTCTCGACTTCGACCTTGATGACATGAGTGGTCGGCTCTTGCTGGGCGAAAGTCAAACTCCAATTGCTGCTGGCGATACTTGTTTCCATCACCTGCGGGTAGATACAATTGCATTTGATAAGTGTCGTTGTTGGGGATTTTTTTTACATGCAAATATGAGCACAATAGGAGCTAGTTAAAGCCAGTGTCAGGAACGATTGGAAAAAACTGTCGCTGAATGGTAATTGTGTAAAATTAGCATACAAATCCAGTGCCGCCATATCAATTGAAGCCACATGGCTAAGATTAGAACGGGAAAGTGGAAGTGCGCATCGGTTAATCGGTGACTTGCACATTTAACTCTTGCTTGCTGTTTTTGCAAACATCAGGGTTACTCATAGGTTCTCTAAAGAAAAGTAAGTATCAATGTCGTTGAACTGGGTCTCATGCTTGTGGTTTTAAACTAGATCCAATCCGCCTTATCGCCCCGGCTTTTGAGGCATTAAAAGTCTTGCGTTGTGAAAGCTTTGCCCCGATATGAAAGTGATATCTTGGTCTGGAATTCCAGGAAGCATCTTCTCTGGACGGATATTCAAAGAAATTACTTCAATCTTCATTTTGCAAAGTTTTAAATAGGAATTCCAAAATTTCTAAATACTTAAACATAACTTTTAGGTAAGTCGACCGACTTGAAATGCGCCTCCTTTAGGTAGATGAACTACATCTACCAAATGCATCTGACCAGTTTTTAATAAGCCATTAAGGGGCGTGTACCGTCGCTTGCAGTTGCATTTTTTGCTCGCAATTAGTCACGTCACTCGACTCGAAGCTTTTATCTCTTGTCTGTGCACATTCTGTGACGTTACCTGTCGATGGCCAGCGCTGTCGGTCCAGGTGAACCTGTAGGAGCCCTTGGCGGCGGGTTCGCCCTTGTCCAAGAGCTGGGCGGACACATTGGCGGAGGACCCGAGGAGCGCGTGGTCGGGCGCCGTGATGAGGACCGAGTAACAGGTAACTGCAGTGGGAAATCGTTAGACGTGACTTTGGGGACTCCGAGCTTTATCGATTTCACCAACTTACCTGTCTGCAGAATAGCGCAGAGGACCAGCCACGCCGCCAGAGACATTTTCGCACTGCCGATTGGGTTTTCCCGTCGAGGCTTGTTATGGAAAATCACTTGGGGCTCCGCATCCAAATCCCACAAACAAAAGctatcaaaaccaaaaacaaaggtCCACTTTCACAGCGGCTACACCCACTGTCGTGGCTTATACTAGGTACGCTGAACACGGTTAATTGCTTTTGTTTATCTTGGAGCGCCGCTCGCCTTTAATTGTACTGCATTTGCGTTTTTCtattgcgtttttatttattttatttttcttgttctAACTTGGTGTGGTCGAATTATTTTTTCGCTCAGAACGTCCTAGCGCCTCGGGTTTCTCCATAAAAAATGTCAAACACATCCGGTTTCGCGGCTTCTGGGCACACTAAAACACAAAAAGCTAAATTTAGCTATATAGCTAAATAGCCAGCTATAAACTATCGacatatcgatatatatagcTAATAGCGATAACCCTGCGATAtcgaaattcaaatttgaattaaaaccTGAAAACCGTTAGTAAAATCAAAACAACCCACGTTCATTTctcaaaagtttatttataaaaaatgcttGTTAATGGTGGTAAAATCAAAGGGGAAATCATCGTATAGCTAGTTATAATTGacaaattaattgattaataaCATATTAAGCATGGAAACATTTTACATTACATATCCATTAAGTGTTGAATTATCTGTTTTATAGGCTATATAAAAAGAGTCAAAGTTgaagttttcttttgtttcatTTGTTCATTTCCGTTTTTGATCAATTTGAAATGTTCGTTTCTGCAGAGTTTCAACAAAGTAAAGCTACTAAACTTAAATCACAGATAACACTAAAGTGTTTGTTACGATAtatgcatttatatatatgtgtctgtttctatatatatgtatatatatgtcaCTAtatatgtgtgagtgtgtgtgtttgctgaAGGCCTTTTGCCTTTCCTCCTCGTATGATTATGATTCCTTTGTGTGGAAATCATAGAACGCATAACTGACTTAAGGTTAGGTTAGAAAACCGctaaaactaacaaaattgtgtgttgtctgtgtgtgtgtgtggtcgCATTCGATCTCAGCAATTAAATGCAACAATTGGCTTAAGTACTACGAAACAAGGAGGCTGGAGTCCTGATTCGGGTTGGGACTTTAGTATTGTATGTGATCCAATTGTTTCCACTTTCCCCTTCTATTCCCTCTTCCACTTCCACCTTTCCTTCCGCTGTCAATGGCACACGTTTTGCGTAACGCGAATGGCAAAAACGAATCCTTAAAGGCTTAAAGGCTCGGCTTCCGATTCATTTAAGGATTAAAAGGCAAATAAACGCTTCTAAGTTCCAGCTACATATCTAAAATTAAGTTGAAGCCTTTTaagattaaattaagaaaggATTATATGGATCCTTGGTCGGATTAGAGTCTTAAGtactttgtataaatataattttaatcggAAACCGTGCCCTTATGCTCTCTCCTCTCCGCCTGTCTGTCTGGATGATCCTGTGTATGAAGCCCTCTCCCTAGACATGCACCTCCGGGCAGTCCTCGTCCTTGATCGATGTGTACTGCACCTTCTTGGCCACATTGTCGAACACCGGCGTGATCATGTACTTCAACTTGTCGCGACTAACGTAGACGAGCGCCACCAGCAGGCCCAGCAGGATCATGCTGAGGACGATTAGCAGGAAGATCAGCGTGGCCGTGTGTCCATTGAGGTGTGCCTGAGAGTGCGCCGACGCCTCCGCTCCGCCGTAACGCTGCTCGTCCTCGGCGGCATTCAGGatggtggcggcggcagccaTGGCGTCCGCACACTGGCCCATGTCCAGCTGGAGCAGGTGGGCGGGCGAAGAGTCCACGCGACCCGGCGAATGGAAGCACATGAGGCTGTCCTTGTTGCGGACAGTCACCCGGGTGAGGGGAATCCACGTGCGAAAGGGGGCAATGCGGCAGTCGCAAACGAAGGGGTTGAGGTTAAAGTCCACGATCAGATTGGCCGTGCGGTTGGGGCGATCCTCCAGCTCGTTGAGCACCCGCAGGTCGGTGGGCTTCACGAAGCCGAACTTGTTGCGTTCCAGGTCAAGGAAGCGCAAATTGTTGAGGCAGCGGACCTCGAAGTTGAGGTCACGCAGCTCATTGTCGCCCAGATGGAGGTCGCGCAGCGAAGGCAGATCGCAGAAGACGTTGCGGTCCTTGAAGTGCGTGATCTCGTTCTGTTCCAGATGGAGCTTCTGCAGCTTCAGCAGCTGGCTGTTCACGAAGATGTCATGCAGATCCTCGCTCAGCTGGGGGGAGCTGTTGTCCTCGAAGGCGTCGGTGAGGTGCAGGCTCTGGAGGTTCACAAAGTTCGAGAAGACGCGCGGATGATGGTGATTGACCTCGTCGTCATACCGCGAAATGCTCAAATTGTTGTGATTCAGGATCAG
Above is a genomic segment from Drosophila kikkawai strain 14028-0561.14 chromosome 3R, DkikHiC1v2, whole genome shotgun sequence containing:
- the LOC108075639 gene encoding trophoblast glycoprotein — its product is MPPTELRRLALAAVIATFSLALGGGGVLGESSSSCGPNFPAACSCGKEMYESEMQYVVNCTNAGLHNTSVLEFMPEQVEVLIFTGNRITELPWNVFGSINDYKQLRIVDMSSNHIREIRGKSYHHVPRVERLILNHNNLSISRYDDEVNHHHPRVFSNFVNLQSLHLTDAFEDNSSPQLSEDLHDIFVNSQLLKLQKLHLEQNEITHFKDRNVFCDLPSLRDLHLGDNELRDLNFEVRCLNNLRFLDLERNKFGFVKPTDLRVLNELEDRPNRTANLIVDFNLNPFVCDCRIAPFRTWIPLTRVTVRNKDSLMCFHSPGRVDSSPAHLLQLDMGQCADAMAAAATILNAAEDEQRYGGAEASAHSQAHLNGHTATLIFLLIVLSMILLGLLVALVYVSRDKLKYMITPVFDNVAKKVQYTSIKDEDCPEVHV
- the LOC108075642 gene encoding uncharacterized protein yields the protein MSLAAWLVLCAILQTVTCYSVLITAPDHALLGSSANVSAQLLDKGEPAAKGSYRFTWTDSAGHRQVMETSIASSNWSLTFAQQEPTTHVIKVEVEKYYSILWLTEAKGEKKIKLDSTLGGRLELIQKNVTRPHDFVSTQEAVNHSIALSASDLEFLRAKGYHIQTYWFQNCTYLGMSGDLDYIATYPQAEQSYDVEALVVASLELPPEPTPSTTTTTTTTTTTTTTTTTTTTTTTTPKPTTTTIPTTTTTSTTTSTTPKPAPRSKRDLIQAMHTNAAILGLNLTNALKQQKGSAGNVSVALVNPLGVRRLSKLNVLPGTEPPFDCVSKKFIAQDPKQIYGYFQHRIVTRDPISAVDTKGKNWLQHWEMLSLEVNCKGSPPFEFCSKVFTAPYNSTGNETCEMYDPMVNCSYEYMRYFSESKTILFFIRNEVSQTLNQVTINMYEAQRQSQLSVVVVPVTCTLVAVILVVFGVAYYIQRGNRFTVEVADFNFGDTQSVDMEYKTFPQRLFDSIREAWSWPGQRRHSQSSADLMADDPPSPGFAGNVGDVDSNLRYNTFN
- the LOC108075649 gene encoding uncharacterized protein, which translates into the protein MLTACPDELPNPHKNCLNEMLQALICNDNDVKRLNTELRNMKVELQAEIDRINKANIKCGKEYKGRGPVVCESIEDMTQFAQRINSLDEVKTHFNRRSEEMRKRRDNIIVYARQCLNAYNEEKCKFKSFHENTVDYIKRTATLSEDAEVIRGCEKDVCELHKRFVREVANLKNCEAELLPFFKLLKESDPKVQCECCCLKEYDWMPQGKNLEAVDRLAGEIKEQMGEVLTRAFAQLHLHSPQDPRAFIAGYLMNLDRNEQEMKAKLDIFQADPVVESQELSDPIFRCDDACLETDK